One Ricinus communis isolate WT05 ecotype wild-type chromosome 7, ASM1957865v1, whole genome shotgun sequence genomic region harbors:
- the LOC8287603 gene encoding uncharacterized protein At5g08430 isoform X3 yields the protein MKGVKKQKKRKEIVKERDCEDWCFICKDGGDLILCEYRDCLKVYHLVCLKEGDSMVTTREHWTCARHSCIKCQKSSKFHCYCCPNAVCEQCIEAAEFAHVRGNKGLCSDCLELVLLVEEEDLYTDKGKIDLRDRNTYECLFLEYWDIIKEEEGLNLDDVYAADDKLKKGNFPKHSFKSKTIKCKRDIELISSDSDLDDTKDFETIEKRKGTKAVEFTGWGSKPLIEFLKSLGKDTAKELSQYDVHSIICEYIREKKLFDPKKKKRILCDEKLFSVFRRRFMNKNKIYNLLEGHLVENLDQSEEDDNLLEIENCSNNKIEKTLASFKKQRTASPDRTSQKMEAPAVQESPFASMVSENMKLVYLRRSLVEQLLSDPESFEKKVVGSFVRVKIGPKDCTRRKSHQLLQVTGMKQTSTTAETNGQIVLKLFNVPKDVSISMLSDVDFCEEEIDELRQLVEKGLLPKPTVVSLQQHVELEQKAKSLHEDITKDWIQKELIKLQKRIDFANEKGWRREYPFRFLSN from the exons ATGAAAGGagtaaaaaagcaaaagaaaaggaaagagataGTGAAAGAAAGAGACTGCGAAGATTGGTGCTTCATTTGCAAAGATGGCGGAGACCTAATTCTCTGTGAATATCG TGATTGTTTGAAGGTTTATCATCTAGTTTGTTTAAAAGAAGGTGATTCCATGGTAACAACTAGAGAACACTGGACTTGTG CTCGACATTCTTGTATAAAATGCCAAAAGTCCTCAAAGTTTCACTGCTATTGTTGTCCTAATGCTGTATGTGAACAATGCATCGAAGCCGCTGAGTTTGCACATGTTAGAGGGAATAAAGGACTGTGCAGCGACTGCTTAGAACTTGTATTGCtggtagaagaagaagatttgTACACTGACAAG GGCAAGATAGATTTAAGAGATCGAAACACTTATGAATGCCTGTTCTTGGAGTATTGGGATATCataaaggaagaagaaggctTGAATTTGGATGATGTTTATGCAGCAGATGACAAGCTGAAAAAGGGTAATTTTCCGAAACATAGCTTCAAGTCAAAGACAATCAAATGCAAAAGGGACATTGAACTGATATCCTCTGATAGTGATCTGGATGATACTAAAGACTTTGAAACAATTGAGAAAAGGAAAGGGACAAAGGCAGTTGAATTTACAGGATGGGGATCAAAGCCTCTAATTGAGTTTCTTAAATCTCTTGGTAAAGATACTGCAAAAGAGTTATCACAATATGATGTTCATTCAATCATCTGCGAATATATTCGGGAAAAAAAACTTTTTGACcccaagaaaaagaagaggatCCTTTGTGATGAAAAGCTTTTTTCGGTTTTTAGGAGGAGGTTtatgaataagaataaaatatataacctTTTAGAAGGTCATCTAGTTGAGAACTTAGATCAATCAGAGGAGGATGACAATTTGCTAGAAATTGAAAACTGTTCAAATAacaaaattgagaaaacattGGCGAGCTTCAAGAAGCAGAGAACTGCAAGCCCTGATAGAACATCTCAAAAGATGGAAGCTCCAGCAGTTCAAGAAAGTCCCTTTGCATCTATGGTTTCAGAGAATATGAAACTTGTCTACTTAAGGAGAAGCTTAGTGGAGCAGCTGTTAAGTGATCCAGAAAGTTTTGAAAAGAAGGTTGTGGGAAGTTTTGTGAGAGTCAAAATTGGCCCAAAAGATTGCACACGGAGAAAATCTCACCAGCTTTTGCAGGTTACAG GGATGAAGCAAACCTCAACAACTGCTGAAACTAATGGTCAAATTGTTTTAAAGCTTTTCAATGTTCCAAAAGATGTTAGCATTTCAATGCTGTCTGATGTTGACTTTTGTGAG GAAGAGATTGATGAATTGAGACAACTAGTGGAGAAGGGGTTACTACCAAAGCCTACTGTTGTAAGTCTTCAGCAACAT GTGGAGCTTGAACAGAAGGCTAAATCTCTGCATGAGGATATAACAAAAGAT TGGATTCAGaaagaattaatcaaattGCAAAAGCGCATTGATTTTGCTAACGAGAAGGGATGGAGGAGAGAATATCCTTTCAGGTTCTTG AGCAACTAG
- the LOC8287603 gene encoding zinc finger CCCH domain-containing protein 44 isoform X4, with product MKGVKKQKKRKEIVKERDCEDWCFICKDGGDLILCEYRDCLKVYHLVCLKEGDSMVTTREHWTCARHSCIKCQKSSKFHCYCCPNAVCEQCIEAAEFAHVRGNKGLCSDCLELVLLVEEEDLYTDKGKIDLRDRNTYECLFLEYWDIIKEEEGLNLDDVYAADDKLKKGNFPKHSFKSKTIKCKRDIELISSDSDLDDTKDFETIEKRKGTKAVEFTGWGSKPLIEFLKSLGKDTAKELSQYDVHSIICEYIREKKLFDPKKKKRILCDEKLFSVFRRRFMNKNKIYNLLEGHLVENLDQSEEDDNLLEIENCSNNKIEKTLASFKKQRTASPDRTSQKMEAPAVQESPFASMVSENMKLVYLRRSLVEQLLSDPESFEKKVVGSFVRVKIGPKDCTRRKSHQLLQVTGMKQTSTTAETNGQIVLKLFNVPKDVSISMLSDVDFCEEEIDELRQLVEKGLLPKPTVVSLQQHVELEQKAKSLHEDITKDSN from the exons ATGAAAGGagtaaaaaagcaaaagaaaaggaaagagataGTGAAAGAAAGAGACTGCGAAGATTGGTGCTTCATTTGCAAAGATGGCGGAGACCTAATTCTCTGTGAATATCG TGATTGTTTGAAGGTTTATCATCTAGTTTGTTTAAAAGAAGGTGATTCCATGGTAACAACTAGAGAACACTGGACTTGTG CTCGACATTCTTGTATAAAATGCCAAAAGTCCTCAAAGTTTCACTGCTATTGTTGTCCTAATGCTGTATGTGAACAATGCATCGAAGCCGCTGAGTTTGCACATGTTAGAGGGAATAAAGGACTGTGCAGCGACTGCTTAGAACTTGTATTGCtggtagaagaagaagatttgTACACTGACAAG GGCAAGATAGATTTAAGAGATCGAAACACTTATGAATGCCTGTTCTTGGAGTATTGGGATATCataaaggaagaagaaggctTGAATTTGGATGATGTTTATGCAGCAGATGACAAGCTGAAAAAGGGTAATTTTCCGAAACATAGCTTCAAGTCAAAGACAATCAAATGCAAAAGGGACATTGAACTGATATCCTCTGATAGTGATCTGGATGATACTAAAGACTTTGAAACAATTGAGAAAAGGAAAGGGACAAAGGCAGTTGAATTTACAGGATGGGGATCAAAGCCTCTAATTGAGTTTCTTAAATCTCTTGGTAAAGATACTGCAAAAGAGTTATCACAATATGATGTTCATTCAATCATCTGCGAATATATTCGGGAAAAAAAACTTTTTGACcccaagaaaaagaagaggatCCTTTGTGATGAAAAGCTTTTTTCGGTTTTTAGGAGGAGGTTtatgaataagaataaaatatataacctTTTAGAAGGTCATCTAGTTGAGAACTTAGATCAATCAGAGGAGGATGACAATTTGCTAGAAATTGAAAACTGTTCAAATAacaaaattgagaaaacattGGCGAGCTTCAAGAAGCAGAGAACTGCAAGCCCTGATAGAACATCTCAAAAGATGGAAGCTCCAGCAGTTCAAGAAAGTCCCTTTGCATCTATGGTTTCAGAGAATATGAAACTTGTCTACTTAAGGAGAAGCTTAGTGGAGCAGCTGTTAAGTGATCCAGAAAGTTTTGAAAAGAAGGTTGTGGGAAGTTTTGTGAGAGTCAAAATTGGCCCAAAAGATTGCACACGGAGAAAATCTCACCAGCTTTTGCAGGTTACAG GGATGAAGCAAACCTCAACAACTGCTGAAACTAATGGTCAAATTGTTTTAAAGCTTTTCAATGTTCCAAAAGATGTTAGCATTTCAATGCTGTCTGATGTTGACTTTTGTGAG GAAGAGATTGATGAATTGAGACAACTAGTGGAGAAGGGGTTACTACCAAAGCCTACTGTTGTAAGTCTTCAGCAACAT GTGGAGCTTGAACAGAAGGCTAAATCTCTGCATGAGGATATAACAAAAGAT AGCAACTAG
- the LOC8287603 gene encoding zinc finger CCCH domain-containing protein 44 isoform X5 produces MKGVKKQKKRKEIVKERDCEDWCFICKDGGDLILCEYRDCLKVYHLVCLKEGDSMVTTREHWTCARHSCIKCQKSSKFHCYCCPNAVCEQCIEAAEFAHVRGNKGLCSDCLELVLLVEEEDLYTDKGKIDLRDRNTYECLFLEYWDIIKEEEGLNLDDVYAADDKLKKGNFPKHSFKSKTIKCKRDIELISSDSDLDDTKDFETIEKRKGTKAVEFTGWGSKPLIEFLKSLGKDTAKELSQYDVHSIICEYIREKKLFDPKKKKRILCDEKLFSVFRRRFMNKNKIYNLLEGHLVENLDQSEEDDNLLEIENCSNNKIEKTLASFKKQRTASPDRTSQKMEAPAVQESPFASMVSENMKLVYLRRSLVEQLLSDPESFEKKVVGSFVRVKIGPKDCTRRKSHQLLQVTGMKQTSTTAETNGQIVLKLFNVPKDVSISMLSDVDFCEEEIDELRQLVEKGLLPKPTVVELEQKAKSLHEDITKDSN; encoded by the exons ATGAAAGGagtaaaaaagcaaaagaaaaggaaagagataGTGAAAGAAAGAGACTGCGAAGATTGGTGCTTCATTTGCAAAGATGGCGGAGACCTAATTCTCTGTGAATATCG TGATTGTTTGAAGGTTTATCATCTAGTTTGTTTAAAAGAAGGTGATTCCATGGTAACAACTAGAGAACACTGGACTTGTG CTCGACATTCTTGTATAAAATGCCAAAAGTCCTCAAAGTTTCACTGCTATTGTTGTCCTAATGCTGTATGTGAACAATGCATCGAAGCCGCTGAGTTTGCACATGTTAGAGGGAATAAAGGACTGTGCAGCGACTGCTTAGAACTTGTATTGCtggtagaagaagaagatttgTACACTGACAAG GGCAAGATAGATTTAAGAGATCGAAACACTTATGAATGCCTGTTCTTGGAGTATTGGGATATCataaaggaagaagaaggctTGAATTTGGATGATGTTTATGCAGCAGATGACAAGCTGAAAAAGGGTAATTTTCCGAAACATAGCTTCAAGTCAAAGACAATCAAATGCAAAAGGGACATTGAACTGATATCCTCTGATAGTGATCTGGATGATACTAAAGACTTTGAAACAATTGAGAAAAGGAAAGGGACAAAGGCAGTTGAATTTACAGGATGGGGATCAAAGCCTCTAATTGAGTTTCTTAAATCTCTTGGTAAAGATACTGCAAAAGAGTTATCACAATATGATGTTCATTCAATCATCTGCGAATATATTCGGGAAAAAAAACTTTTTGACcccaagaaaaagaagaggatCCTTTGTGATGAAAAGCTTTTTTCGGTTTTTAGGAGGAGGTTtatgaataagaataaaatatataacctTTTAGAAGGTCATCTAGTTGAGAACTTAGATCAATCAGAGGAGGATGACAATTTGCTAGAAATTGAAAACTGTTCAAATAacaaaattgagaaaacattGGCGAGCTTCAAGAAGCAGAGAACTGCAAGCCCTGATAGAACATCTCAAAAGATGGAAGCTCCAGCAGTTCAAGAAAGTCCCTTTGCATCTATGGTTTCAGAGAATATGAAACTTGTCTACTTAAGGAGAAGCTTAGTGGAGCAGCTGTTAAGTGATCCAGAAAGTTTTGAAAAGAAGGTTGTGGGAAGTTTTGTGAGAGTCAAAATTGGCCCAAAAGATTGCACACGGAGAAAATCTCACCAGCTTTTGCAGGTTACAG GGATGAAGCAAACCTCAACAACTGCTGAAACTAATGGTCAAATTGTTTTAAAGCTTTTCAATGTTCCAAAAGATGTTAGCATTTCAATGCTGTCTGATGTTGACTTTTGTGAG GAAGAGATTGATGAATTGAGACAACTAGTGGAGAAGGGGTTACTACCAAAGCCTACTGTT GTGGAGCTTGAACAGAAGGCTAAATCTCTGCATGAGGATATAACAAAAGAT AGCAACTAG
- the LOC8287603 gene encoding uncharacterized protein At5g08430 isoform X2, with protein sequence MKGVKKQKKRKEIVKERDCEDWCFICKDGGDLILCEYRDCLKVYHLVCLKEGDSMVTTREHWTCARHSCIKCQKSSKFHCYCCPNAVCEQCIEAAEFAHVRGNKGLCSDCLELVLLVEEEDLYTDKGKIDLRDRNTYECLFLEYWDIIKEEEGLNLDDVYAADDKLKKGNFPKHSFKSKTIKCKRDIELISSDSDLDDTKDFETIEKRKGTKAVEFTGWGSKPLIEFLKSLGKDTAKELSQYDVHSIICEYIREKKLFDPKKKKRILCDEKLFSVFRRRFMNKNKIYNLLEGHLVENLDQSEEDDNLLEIENCSNNKIEKTLASFKKQRTASPDRTSQKMEAPAVQESPFASMVSENMKLVYLRRSLVEQLLSDPESFEKKVVGSFVRVKIGPKDCTRRKSHQLLQVTGMKQTSTTAETNGQIVLKLFNVPKDVSISMLSDVDFCEEEIDELRQLVEKGLLPKPTVVELEQKAKSLHEDITKDWIQKELIKLQKRIDFANEKGWRRELHEYLEQLELLKKPSEQERLIKQPFKVIAELVEHKTSLVELIEVASEEYD encoded by the exons ATGAAAGGagtaaaaaagcaaaagaaaaggaaagagataGTGAAAGAAAGAGACTGCGAAGATTGGTGCTTCATTTGCAAAGATGGCGGAGACCTAATTCTCTGTGAATATCG TGATTGTTTGAAGGTTTATCATCTAGTTTGTTTAAAAGAAGGTGATTCCATGGTAACAACTAGAGAACACTGGACTTGTG CTCGACATTCTTGTATAAAATGCCAAAAGTCCTCAAAGTTTCACTGCTATTGTTGTCCTAATGCTGTATGTGAACAATGCATCGAAGCCGCTGAGTTTGCACATGTTAGAGGGAATAAAGGACTGTGCAGCGACTGCTTAGAACTTGTATTGCtggtagaagaagaagatttgTACACTGACAAG GGCAAGATAGATTTAAGAGATCGAAACACTTATGAATGCCTGTTCTTGGAGTATTGGGATATCataaaggaagaagaaggctTGAATTTGGATGATGTTTATGCAGCAGATGACAAGCTGAAAAAGGGTAATTTTCCGAAACATAGCTTCAAGTCAAAGACAATCAAATGCAAAAGGGACATTGAACTGATATCCTCTGATAGTGATCTGGATGATACTAAAGACTTTGAAACAATTGAGAAAAGGAAAGGGACAAAGGCAGTTGAATTTACAGGATGGGGATCAAAGCCTCTAATTGAGTTTCTTAAATCTCTTGGTAAAGATACTGCAAAAGAGTTATCACAATATGATGTTCATTCAATCATCTGCGAATATATTCGGGAAAAAAAACTTTTTGACcccaagaaaaagaagaggatCCTTTGTGATGAAAAGCTTTTTTCGGTTTTTAGGAGGAGGTTtatgaataagaataaaatatataacctTTTAGAAGGTCATCTAGTTGAGAACTTAGATCAATCAGAGGAGGATGACAATTTGCTAGAAATTGAAAACTGTTCAAATAacaaaattgagaaaacattGGCGAGCTTCAAGAAGCAGAGAACTGCAAGCCCTGATAGAACATCTCAAAAGATGGAAGCTCCAGCAGTTCAAGAAAGTCCCTTTGCATCTATGGTTTCAGAGAATATGAAACTTGTCTACTTAAGGAGAAGCTTAGTGGAGCAGCTGTTAAGTGATCCAGAAAGTTTTGAAAAGAAGGTTGTGGGAAGTTTTGTGAGAGTCAAAATTGGCCCAAAAGATTGCACACGGAGAAAATCTCACCAGCTTTTGCAGGTTACAG GGATGAAGCAAACCTCAACAACTGCTGAAACTAATGGTCAAATTGTTTTAAAGCTTTTCAATGTTCCAAAAGATGTTAGCATTTCAATGCTGTCTGATGTTGACTTTTGTGAG GAAGAGATTGATGAATTGAGACAACTAGTGGAGAAGGGGTTACTACCAAAGCCTACTGTT GTGGAGCTTGAACAGAAGGCTAAATCTCTGCATGAGGATATAACAAAAGAT TGGATTCAGaaagaattaatcaaattGCAAAAGCGCATTGATTTTGCTAACGAGAAGGGATGGAGGAGAGA ATTGCACGAATATTTAGAGCAACTAGAACTGCTGAAGAAACCATCTGAGCAAGAACGATTGATAAAACAGCCATTTAAGGTTATTGCAGAGCTTGTTGAGCACAAAACTAGTTTGGTTGAGTTAATTGAGGTTGCTTCAGAAGAATATGATTGA
- the LOC8287603 gene encoding uncharacterized protein At5g08430 isoform X1 — translation MKGVKKQKKRKEIVKERDCEDWCFICKDGGDLILCEYRDCLKVYHLVCLKEGDSMVTTREHWTCARHSCIKCQKSSKFHCYCCPNAVCEQCIEAAEFAHVRGNKGLCSDCLELVLLVEEEDLYTDKGKIDLRDRNTYECLFLEYWDIIKEEEGLNLDDVYAADDKLKKGNFPKHSFKSKTIKCKRDIELISSDSDLDDTKDFETIEKRKGTKAVEFTGWGSKPLIEFLKSLGKDTAKELSQYDVHSIICEYIREKKLFDPKKKKRILCDEKLFSVFRRRFMNKNKIYNLLEGHLVENLDQSEEDDNLLEIENCSNNKIEKTLASFKKQRTASPDRTSQKMEAPAVQESPFASMVSENMKLVYLRRSLVEQLLSDPESFEKKVVGSFVRVKIGPKDCTRRKSHQLLQVTGMKQTSTTAETNGQIVLKLFNVPKDVSISMLSDVDFCEEEIDELRQLVEKGLLPKPTVVSLQQHVELEQKAKSLHEDITKDWIQKELIKLQKRIDFANEKGWRRELHEYLEQLELLKKPSEQERLIKQPFKVIAELVEHKTSLVELIEVASEEYD, via the exons ATGAAAGGagtaaaaaagcaaaagaaaaggaaagagataGTGAAAGAAAGAGACTGCGAAGATTGGTGCTTCATTTGCAAAGATGGCGGAGACCTAATTCTCTGTGAATATCG TGATTGTTTGAAGGTTTATCATCTAGTTTGTTTAAAAGAAGGTGATTCCATGGTAACAACTAGAGAACACTGGACTTGTG CTCGACATTCTTGTATAAAATGCCAAAAGTCCTCAAAGTTTCACTGCTATTGTTGTCCTAATGCTGTATGTGAACAATGCATCGAAGCCGCTGAGTTTGCACATGTTAGAGGGAATAAAGGACTGTGCAGCGACTGCTTAGAACTTGTATTGCtggtagaagaagaagatttgTACACTGACAAG GGCAAGATAGATTTAAGAGATCGAAACACTTATGAATGCCTGTTCTTGGAGTATTGGGATATCataaaggaagaagaaggctTGAATTTGGATGATGTTTATGCAGCAGATGACAAGCTGAAAAAGGGTAATTTTCCGAAACATAGCTTCAAGTCAAAGACAATCAAATGCAAAAGGGACATTGAACTGATATCCTCTGATAGTGATCTGGATGATACTAAAGACTTTGAAACAATTGAGAAAAGGAAAGGGACAAAGGCAGTTGAATTTACAGGATGGGGATCAAAGCCTCTAATTGAGTTTCTTAAATCTCTTGGTAAAGATACTGCAAAAGAGTTATCACAATATGATGTTCATTCAATCATCTGCGAATATATTCGGGAAAAAAAACTTTTTGACcccaagaaaaagaagaggatCCTTTGTGATGAAAAGCTTTTTTCGGTTTTTAGGAGGAGGTTtatgaataagaataaaatatataacctTTTAGAAGGTCATCTAGTTGAGAACTTAGATCAATCAGAGGAGGATGACAATTTGCTAGAAATTGAAAACTGTTCAAATAacaaaattgagaaaacattGGCGAGCTTCAAGAAGCAGAGAACTGCAAGCCCTGATAGAACATCTCAAAAGATGGAAGCTCCAGCAGTTCAAGAAAGTCCCTTTGCATCTATGGTTTCAGAGAATATGAAACTTGTCTACTTAAGGAGAAGCTTAGTGGAGCAGCTGTTAAGTGATCCAGAAAGTTTTGAAAAGAAGGTTGTGGGAAGTTTTGTGAGAGTCAAAATTGGCCCAAAAGATTGCACACGGAGAAAATCTCACCAGCTTTTGCAGGTTACAG GGATGAAGCAAACCTCAACAACTGCTGAAACTAATGGTCAAATTGTTTTAAAGCTTTTCAATGTTCCAAAAGATGTTAGCATTTCAATGCTGTCTGATGTTGACTTTTGTGAG GAAGAGATTGATGAATTGAGACAACTAGTGGAGAAGGGGTTACTACCAAAGCCTACTGTTGTAAGTCTTCAGCAACAT GTGGAGCTTGAACAGAAGGCTAAATCTCTGCATGAGGATATAACAAAAGAT TGGATTCAGaaagaattaatcaaattGCAAAAGCGCATTGATTTTGCTAACGAGAAGGGATGGAGGAGAGA ATTGCACGAATATTTAGAGCAACTAGAACTGCTGAAGAAACCATCTGAGCAAGAACGATTGATAAAACAGCCATTTAAGGTTATTGCAGAGCTTGTTGAGCACAAAACTAGTTTGGTTGAGTTAATTGAGGTTGCTTCAGAAGAATATGATTGA